A window from Citrobacter amalonaticus encodes these proteins:
- the livG gene encoding high-affinity branched-chain amino acid ABC transporter ATP-binding protein LivG has protein sequence MSQPLLSVNGLMMRFGGLLAVNNVELELHPQEIVSLIGPNGAGKTTVFNCLTGFYKPTGGTIKLRDQHLEGLPGQQIARMGVVRTFQHVRLFREMTVIENLLVAQHQQLKTGVFSGLLKTPAFRRAQSEALDRAATWLERIGLLEHANRQASNLAYGDQRRLEIARCMVTQPEILMLDEPAAGLNPKETKELDELIAELRNHHNTTILLIEHDMKLVMGISDRIYVVNQGTPLANGTPEQIRNNPDVIRAYLGEA, from the coding sequence ATGAGTCAGCCATTATTATCGGTTAACGGCCTGATGATGCGCTTCGGCGGTCTGCTGGCGGTGAACAACGTTGAACTGGAGCTGCATCCGCAAGAAATTGTGTCGCTGATTGGGCCGAACGGCGCCGGTAAAACCACGGTGTTTAACTGCCTGACCGGTTTTTATAAGCCGACGGGTGGCACCATTAAGCTTCGCGATCAGCACCTTGAAGGGCTGCCGGGGCAACAAATTGCCCGGATGGGCGTGGTGCGAACTTTCCAGCACGTGCGTCTGTTTCGCGAAATGACGGTGATTGAAAACCTGCTGGTGGCACAGCATCAGCAACTGAAAACAGGCGTGTTTTCCGGTCTGCTGAAAACCCCGGCGTTTCGTCGGGCGCAGAGCGAAGCGCTGGATCGCGCGGCCACCTGGCTTGAGCGTATCGGGCTGCTGGAGCATGCGAACCGTCAGGCCAGTAACCTGGCTTATGGCGACCAGCGCCGTCTGGAGATCGCCCGCTGTATGGTGACGCAGCCAGAAATTTTGATGCTGGATGAACCGGCTGCGGGTCTTAACCCGAAAGAGACCAAAGAGCTGGACGAGCTGATTGCCGAACTGCGCAACCATCACAACACCACCATTCTGCTGATTGAACACGATATGAAGTTGGTAATGGGGATTTCCGACCGTATTTACGTGGTGAACCAGGGCACGCCGCTGGCGAACGGGACGCCGGAACAGATTCGAAATAACCCGGACGTGATCCGTGCATACCTTGGTGAGGCATAA
- the ugpA gene encoding sn-glycerol-3-phosphate ABC transporter permease UgpA — translation MSSSRPVFRSRWLPYLLVAPQLAITVIFFIWPAGEALWYSLLSVDPFGLSSQFVGLDNFVTLFHDRYYLDAFWTTIKFSALVTFSGLLVSLFFAALVDYVVRGSRLYQTLMLLPYAVAPAVAAVLWIFLFNPGRGLITHFLEQFGYDWNHAQNSGQAMFLVVFASVWKQISYNFLFFFAALQSIPRSLVEAAAIDGAGPVRRFFRLALPLIAPVSFFLLVVNLVYAFFDTFPVIDAATAGGPVQATTTLIYKIYREGFAGLDLSASAAQSVVLMFLVIILTVVQFRYVESKVRYQ, via the coding sequence ATGTCATCATCCCGTCCGGTGTTTCGCTCGCGTTGGCTGCCTTATTTGCTGGTTGCGCCACAGCTGGCGATCACCGTTATTTTCTTTATCTGGCCTGCAGGCGAAGCGTTGTGGTACTCGCTACTAAGCGTCGATCCGTTTGGGCTTTCCAGTCAGTTCGTGGGACTGGATAATTTCGTCACGCTGTTTCATGACCGCTACTATCTCGACGCTTTCTGGACGACGATCAAATTCAGCGCGCTGGTGACCTTCAGCGGCCTGCTGGTATCGTTGTTCTTCGCAGCGCTGGTGGATTACGTCGTGCGCGGCAGTCGTCTGTATCAGACGCTGATGCTACTGCCCTATGCCGTGGCGCCTGCGGTAGCCGCCGTGCTGTGGATTTTCCTGTTTAACCCAGGACGTGGGCTAATTACCCACTTCCTTGAGCAGTTTGGTTATGACTGGAACCATGCACAGAACAGCGGGCAGGCGATGTTCCTGGTAGTTTTTGCCTCCGTCTGGAAGCAGATTAGTTACAACTTCCTTTTCTTCTTTGCCGCGTTGCAATCGATCCCACGTTCGCTGGTTGAAGCCGCCGCGATCGATGGCGCAGGGCCTGTTCGTCGCTTTTTCAGGCTGGCGTTACCGCTGATCGCGCCGGTGAGTTTCTTCCTGCTGGTGGTCAATCTGGTCTACGCCTTCTTCGATACGTTCCCGGTGATCGATGCCGCGACCGCAGGCGGCCCGGTTCAGGCTACTACGACGCTGATTTATAAGATCTATCGTGAAGGGTTTGCCGGGCTGGATCTCTCTGCGTCCGCCGCGCAGTCGGTGGTACTGATGTTCCTCGTCATCATTCTGACGGTGGTGCAGTTCCGCTATGTGGAAAGTAAGGTGCGTTACCAATGA
- the ugpB gene encoding sn-glycerol-3-phosphate ABC transporter substrate-binding protein UgpB: MTSLRHTALGLAVGLAFATNAMAVTTIPFWHSMEGELGKEVDSLAQRFNDTHPDYKIVPVYKGNYEQSLSAGIAAFRTGNAPALLQVYEVGTATMMASKAIKPVYEVFKDAGINFDESQFVPTVSGYYTDSKSGHLLSQPFNSSTPVLYYNKDAFKKAGLDPEQPPKTWQDLADYTAKLKAAGMKCGYASGWQGWIQIENFSAWHGLPVATQNNGFDGTDAVLEFNKPEQVKHIALLADLNKKGDFSYFGRKDESTEKFYNGDCAITTASSGSLADIRHYAKFNYGVGMMPYDADAKGAPQNAIIGGASLWVMQGKDSDTYKGVAEFLDFLAKPENAAEWHQKTGYLPITKAAYDLTREQGFYDKNPGADIAIRQMLNKPPLPFTKGLRLGNMPQIRTIVDEELESVWTGKKTPQQALDSAVERGNQLLRRFEQSTKS, translated from the coding sequence ATGACATCGTTACGACACACAGCTTTGGGTCTGGCGGTTGGTCTGGCTTTTGCGACAAACGCAATGGCCGTTACCACCATTCCATTCTGGCATTCCATGGAAGGGGAGTTGGGTAAAGAAGTTGACTCCCTGGCGCAACGTTTCAACGACACCCACCCGGATTACAAGATTGTGCCGGTGTACAAAGGTAACTACGAGCAGAGCCTGAGCGCCGGTATCGCCGCGTTCCGTACCGGAAATGCACCGGCGCTGCTGCAGGTTTATGAAGTCGGCACCGCGACGATGATGGCCTCAAAAGCGATTAAACCGGTTTACGAAGTGTTCAAGGATGCGGGCATCAACTTCGACGAGTCACAGTTTGTTCCGACCGTTTCCGGTTACTACACCGATTCGAAATCCGGGCATCTGTTGTCTCAGCCATTTAACAGCTCTACGCCGGTGCTGTACTACAACAAAGACGCCTTCAAAAAAGCGGGCTTAGATCCGGAGCAGCCGCCGAAAACCTGGCAGGATCTGGCGGATTACACCGCGAAGCTGAAAGCCGCAGGGATGAAGTGTGGCTACGCCAGCGGCTGGCAGGGGTGGATCCAGATTGAAAACTTCAGCGCCTGGCACGGTTTGCCGGTGGCGACCCAGAACAATGGCTTCGACGGCACTGATGCGGTGCTGGAGTTCAACAAGCCAGAACAGGTAAAACACATCGCGCTGCTTGCCGATCTGAACAAGAAGGGCGACTTCAGCTACTTCGGACGTAAAGACGAATCCACCGAGAAGTTCTACAACGGTGACTGCGCCATTACCACCGCCTCGTCCGGTTCGCTTGCAGATATCCGTCATTACGCCAAATTCAACTATGGCGTAGGCATGATGCCTTACGATGCGGACGCCAAAGGCGCACCGCAGAACGCCATCATCGGCGGCGCGAGCCTGTGGGTAATGCAGGGCAAAGACAGCGACACCTACAAAGGCGTGGCCGAGTTCCTCGACTTCCTGGCAAAACCGGAAAATGCGGCCGAATGGCATCAGAAAACCGGTTATCTGCCGATCACCAAAGCGGCTTATGACCTGACTCGTGAGCAGGGCTTCTATGACAAGAATCCCGGGGCAGACATTGCGATCCGTCAGATGCTGAACAAACCGCCGTTGCCGTTCACCAAAGGGCTGCGACTGGGCAATATGCCGCAGATTCGCACCATCGTTGATGAAGAACTGGAAAGCGTGTGGACCGGCAAAAAAACGCCACAGCAGGCGCTGGACTCTGCGGTAGAACGTGGTAATCAGTTGCTGCGCCGCTTTGAGCAGTCGACCAAATCGTAA
- the livF gene encoding high-affinity branched-chain amino acid ABC transporter ATP-binding protein LivF, whose product MEKVMLSFDKVSAHYGKIQALHEVSLHINQGEIVTLIGANGAGKTTLLGTLCGDPRATSGRIVFDDKDITDWQTAKIMREAVAIVPEGRRVFSRMTVEENLAMGGFFAERDQFQARIKWVYELFPRLHERRIQRAGTMSGGEQQMLAIGRALMSEPRLLLLDEPSLGLAPIIIQQIFDTIEQLREQGMTIFLVEQNANQALKLADRGYVLENGHVVLEDTGDALLANEAVRSAYLGG is encoded by the coding sequence ATGGAAAAAGTCATGTTGTCCTTTGACAAAGTCAGTGCCCACTACGGCAAAATTCAGGCGCTGCACGAGGTGAGCCTGCACATCAATCAGGGAGAAATTGTGACCTTGATTGGTGCCAACGGCGCGGGAAAAACCACGCTACTCGGCACGCTGTGCGGCGATCCGCGTGCGACCAGCGGTCGGATTGTGTTTGATGACAAAGACATTACCGACTGGCAAACGGCGAAAATCATGCGTGAAGCGGTGGCGATCGTTCCGGAAGGGCGTCGCGTGTTTTCCCGCATGACGGTGGAAGAGAATCTGGCGATGGGCGGTTTTTTTGCCGAGCGCGATCAGTTTCAGGCACGCATCAAGTGGGTATACGAATTGTTCCCGCGTCTGCATGAGCGTCGTATTCAGCGTGCGGGCACCATGTCCGGCGGTGAACAGCAGATGTTGGCGATTGGTCGTGCGCTGATGAGTGAACCGCGCCTGCTGCTGCTTGATGAGCCATCTCTGGGGCTGGCGCCGATTATCATCCAGCAGATCTTCGACACTATCGAACAACTGCGCGAGCAGGGAATGACCATCTTCCTCGTTGAGCAGAACGCTAATCAGGCGCTGAAGCTGGCCGATCGTGGCTACGTGCTGGAGAACGGTCATGTCGTTCTCGAAGACACCGGCGACGCATTGCTGGCAAACGAAGCGGTACGCAGCGCGTATTTAGGCGGTTAA